The DNA window CGACTTGGCTACCATGACTGCGGGGATCATCTTGCGGTTTTGGTGCAACTGAGGTAGAAACTTTAGAAGTTTTACCACTAGCTTGGGCATAAGGTAAGGGTGTACCAGCCACTAACGCCTCGACATTATTAGCCATGATATTACGGGGTATATCACCGATCGCCTGGGCTGTACTTTCTGCATCTTTAGTTAAAAATACAAAATGGGGAATACCATCTACGCGATATTTCAACATTTCTGGCAACCATTTGGTGTTATCTACGTTCAGCATGACAAAATTAGCTTTGTCGGCATACTGCTGTTCTAGTTCTGCCATATCTGGTGCCATTTTTTGGCAAACAGTACACCAGTCAGCGTAAAACTCCACGATGGATGGTTTACCGTTACTCACAGCAA is part of the Aulosira sp. FACHB-615 genome and encodes:
- a CDS encoding thioredoxin family protein is translated as MTTEASVNTPTKPESKFGQRLRNFLIVIVAIALSVALVLGLRTETNSISVAELAKNSTPLDVAVSNGKPSIVEFYADWCTVCQKMAPDMAELEQQYADKANFVMLNVDNTKWLPEMLKYRVDGIPHFVFLTKDAESTAQAIGDIPRNIMANNVEALVAGTPLPYAQASGKTSKVSTSVAPKPQDDPRSHGSQVVN